CGCCAATCTCGCGTGTGCGTTCGAGAATATTGGCGAGCATGATGTTCATGATCCCGATGCCGCCAACTAAGAGCGAGATGGACGCGATTGCGACCATCACCAGATTGAAGACGCGCTGCGTTCGTTTTTGTTCGGCTAATAGTTCCGCGGGAACCAGAATGCTGTAGTCGTTCTTGCCGTGATGAGAGACGTTCAGGACTCCGTGAACCATCTCTGCAGTGCCTGGACTGGCATCAGCAGATGCGAGCTGGAGGTAAATGCCGTCGATCTCATCCTTCATAAAGCTACGCGTGTCTTCGAGACGCAGCATCGCGGTTGCGAGCGGAATGTAGATCAGGTTATTGAGGTCCTGCGTGGACACGCCTTCTACGCCCGCGCCCGAGGTCATCTGCGGCCCGACCACTCCGATCACACGCAGCCACTGCTCATTCAATTTGATGTACTTGCCGACAGCTTCCTCCTGCGCAAAGAGCGCCGATCGCGCAGCCTCGCCCAAGACTGCAACCGGAGCGGCTGAGTCCGCTTCAGGATTGTCGAAGAAGCGACCAGTGACGATCCGCAGTCCGGCGATTTTCTGGTAGTTCGCAGCGATTCCGTAAACGACGGGAAGATCGCCTTGCGGCTTAGGCAGGACCTTTGTGGGAATGAATCGCTTGCGCGGTGTCGCCTCCACTACGTCGTTGGCAGTGGCCTGAATTACGCGAAAGTCTTGGAGGGTGAGCCCAGGCGAGTTCTTGCGAGCCTCCTGAAGGTCCTGCCATGAGTTGGCTTCGTGCGCCTCAATGATTAGATTGCGCACGCCGAGCTGTTCGATGAACGCCATTGCCTGCTGGCGCGCTCCGGCTCCAATCGACAGCATCGCGATCACCGCGGCTACGCCGAAGATCATGCCTAGCATCGTGAGCAAAGAGCGCAGCTTGTGCAGGAGAAGATTCTGAAATCCGAGTCCAATATCGGGGAAATAACGAGCCTTAAGCTGCTCTAGGTTCGACAAAGAGAAAGTGGGCGCGCTCATCGTATCGCTCCACTCGCCAGAGCCGAGGTGGCCTTGGCGCCGGATTTCTGCTTGCCAGTCGGATTCACCACGGCAACTTCTGTTCCTTCGCTGAGGCCTTCAATCACGACGCGGCTCTCCGTTCGATACTTCACCTTGATCTGCGTAGGATCGAAATCGCCGCCGCGCTTTACGTAAACAACTGGCTTACCGTCCTTATCGAACAAGGACTGCGCGGGCAAAGACAGAACATCGCGTAATTTCGCTCCATGGACCTTCACCACGGCGGATATACCGGGCCGCAGGTTGGGAGAGCTCTGCTCCAGGCGGAAGCTGGCGGGAAACTTGGCTTGCGAGTTGCCACTCCAGAAGTCGCGCGATGCGAGTCCGGCGACGGTCTTCACCTTGGCCAGTAGAACTTCACCGGGATGGGCGTCGATCTGCACTTCCGCGCTCTCATTCGGTGCTATGTTGGAGCGATCAGTCTCGCTAACCTTGGCTTGCACTTCCATCTGGCTCACATCGAGAACTTCGGCCAGTACGCGTCCGGACTGAACCAGGTCGCCGGCACGATATTCCTGGAGAATCATTCCGGGAAAGAAGAATCCGCCAGTGGCATCGCGATTCTCTTTTGCTGCAACGATGCCGTCGAGGGTCGACTTCAACGTCATGTTCTCGATGTTGTGCTGCGCGACCTGCATGGCGAGCCGAGCAGCGTTGCGCTTCTCTACCAGTACGTTGATTCCGGCTTCACCCGACGTGGCTCGGGACTTCACATCCTGCTCCAACTGCGCGAGCTTGCGTCGTGCTTCTTCGAGCGCGAGATTGTTTTTCTGCGCGTCGATCGAACTTACCAGTTCATTGCGGCCAACTTCGAGCTCGGCGCGGCGAACGTCGAAGCGCGCCGTCAGTAAATCGGTCTGATCTTTCGCCGCCTGTACAGCAGCATCGGCCTTCGCTTTGAGGATGTCCTGCTCAGCCTGGCGCAGCTGCGATTCGCTCTGCTCGAAGTTGTATTCCTGCTCGCTTGGATCGAATTGGACGATGGTGTCTCCTACTTTCACCGCCGTCCCCGTGCTCGCCATCGACACGATCTGGAGTGTTCCGTTCACCGACGGGGCGATCAGAGGAGCGCTGTGCGGAGCGCGCAGTTCGCCCGAGGTGAAGACGTCAATCTGAAGATCGCCGCGCTCGACTCGGGCAGTGGGAATTGGGATTTCCTTGGAGGAGAGGCTGCGAGCTGCGATCAAAGCTCCCTTGGTCCCGAGCACCGCGACGATCAAGGCGAACACGGCGATGATGATTCGAGTCTTCTTCATTTGCTCGAACTCACCTCGGTTGGATCTTTAAGGGCCACGCGCTCGCCTGGCTTGACCCCATCGACAATCTGGGCGGTCTCGCCGCTGCGGCGTCCGACTGTCACAGATCGCTGAGCGAAGTTGCGTCCAGCTTCCACGTACACGACAGTAGAGCCATTCTTTGGGAACAGAGCCTGCGTGGGAACCAGAACTGAATTGGGAACAGTATCCACTGCGATGCGAGCATTCGCCTTCATGCCGGGCTTAATACGAGGATCGGTGCGGTCGATCTTGAGGTCGAGGGTAAAGTTCTTCATCGGCGGCCAGCTCGAGAAATCCATCTTCGCCAACGTGCTGATATCGCGTACACGCCCGGGAAAATCGGAATCGGGAACAGCGTCGATGTGAACATTGGCCACCTGGTCGGCTTTCAGCTTGCCGCGATCGGCCTCCTCGACGCGCGCCTCGAAACGAATCGAGGTTAGATCGGGAATCTCTGCGATGGCCGCGCCCGGCCAAGCGCGGTCTCCCTCGCGAAAATCAGGGGCATTGCCGCCGAACATCGTGGCTCGGAAATTCGGAAGCACTGTCACCACGCCGTCTCCGGGGGCGCGCAAGGTGAGCGATGCGATCTGATGCTCTGCCAATTTCACGTCGAACAGCGACTTATCGCGCTTCTTTTTCTTCTGCGCGATGTCGGCTGCCGAGCCTAGTTTTCCGGAATCAAGCTTGGCCTGGGCTGCGCGGAGCTTCTCCTGCGATGAGGCGAGCGTGAGTTTGTTCTTTTGGCCATCAATTTCAGACAAGATCTCTGCCTTGCTTGCGTCGAGGCGCGCACTCTCCACGTTGTACTTCGCGGCCAGCGAGTCGGTCAGGTCCTGTTCCTGCGTCATGTGCTCCTGCGCTTCCTGCTGGCGGATCTCCGCCTCTGCGGAAGCCAGGTCGGTACGCTTTTGTTCCAGTGTGCGCTGGAGAGTGGTGGTATCGAACAGAACAACCACATCGCCGCTCTTGACTTGCTGGCCAGTCTTCGCCAGCGTGACAATCTGCAAGTCGCCGGCAGCAGACGGCGCTGTCAGCGTCTTGGATTGCCGGGCCTTAATTTCTCCGCGAATCGAGAGGTACTCGACAAATTCTCCACGCTTGACCTCGGCCGTGGGCACACTGCTTGACACAGCATGCGAGGAGCGCACGCTAAAGAAGATGGCGGCGGCAACTACCAGAAGAAAGAGAGTCGCCAGCGGCCAGCGCGGCTTGATGAATTTGTTGATCATCGACTCACGTTGCTCAGAACTTTGCTGCCTTCAGGAATTCCGGAAACCACCACCACCGTATCGTCCTCCCCACCGATCTGAACTGGTTTCTTCTCATATGTAGATCCATCTTCGGCCATCACGTAGTGATCGTCGCCGGAGGAGATAAGCGAGGCTCGCGGCACAGTGAGAACGTTCGGAAGACGTTGCAGCTCTATGTCCAGCGATGCAGAAAGATCAGGCATAAGACGGCCATCGGATCCCGAAATGGAAAACAGCACGTTGAACGAGCGGACTCTGTCGGAGAGTCCACTTGTAACTCCTATCGCGGCGATGCGCTCAACTTTTCCGGTGAACGACAAATCAGGATAAGCGTCGAGACCCACGCGAACGGGCTGTCCGACGCGGAGGAGCGATACGTCTGCCTGGTTAACCCGGGCGCGCACCTGCATGGTTCCGGGATTCACGATCTGCATGAACGGAACCCCGGCGCGGACCTCGTCGCCTTCCTGCACCTCTCCCATCTGGCCGCCCTTCCAAACGGAGTTCAGGACGACGATGCCGTCGATGGGCGCGTGAATCTCCAGTCGCGCTGTATTCTTCCGTGCGTACTCCATCGCTGCTTTCGCACGATCGCGCTGAATCTCTAGAGACTTCACCTCTGCCTGCGCAGCTTGCCGCTTGAGATCGAATGTTTTGCGGAGTTGCGCATAAGTAGCCTTGGCTTGTTCAAAGGCCAAATTGTTTTTCTCGGCGTCGATCTTCGAGAGAATTTCATTGCGTCTGACCTCAGCCGCAGCTGAGTTCATGTCATTCTCGGCCTGACGCAATCCGCTCTCATCGGCGGCGCGCGCCGTGGCCTGATCGGCCTTCTTCTTATTGATCTGCTCCACCAGATCCACGTAAGTGGCTTCCTGATCCAGGGCGTTCTTGATCTGTTGCTGCTGGTCGAATTGGACGAGCAGGTTGCCCTTGCTCACATGGCTTCCGCTTGGCGCCAATTTGGTAATGACCAGAGATCCCATTCCAGGACCGGACAAACGGGGCGGGGCAATCGCCAGAAAGTTTATGGCTTCTACTGTGCCGTGAAGCCGAATGCTGCGAACGAAGTCCGTACGTTTTACGGTTGTGACCGCTACCTGGACATTTGTCTGATTTCGAGAGGGTTTGAGTCCCTGCCAGATCAGCAGAGCGGCAATCGTCACTATCCCCAGGATAAGGACGACAAGCAGTGTGATCCGGCGGCGCTTAGGCGGCGCGGGAACAACTTGAAGCTGAGCAGGCGGTTCAGCGTGTCCGGTCGCCGGTGCTTCGAGTAGGTCCTTCAAGATAGGGCCCGCCATCTGCGCTAGTATCCAGAGACTAGCGCCAGTATCTTAGCGTCTTTTTGGACGAACGACACTATCGGGAGTTAGCACTATTTCAGTAGCTGAACTAGTTACCAGTCAGCCAAGCTATGAACGAGGACTATTGTGGGAACTTGCGGCCGAAATTTGAATATTTGATTTCAATACAAGCTGCCTATCGGACTACTTGGAAGCTTCGAGCTCGCGCGCCATCTGCAGCAGTTTGGTCACGCTGTTCCAGTTTCTGCCGGTTCCGGGAGTTCCCAGTGCCTTTTCAATCGTCGTCCAGGGGAGTTTTGTCTTTCCCATGCCATTCGGGAAGTAGATGTAAACCTCGCGGCCGCTCATTCCCAATTCCTCGGGATCGGCTTTCATCGCAAGCACTTTCTCCCGTCCCTGCGAGTTTGGCTCGCCGGCAAGGAAAAGGACGAGCAGCTTGCTCGGTTCAATGTCGCGCCGCTTGGCGAACGGATTCCGGGCGATTGCGTCTTCTAACTCGGTTGAGGATCGAAGAATGATTTCCGGCCTGCAGCCAAAGCTTTTCTCGATCCCATTCTGAATCTTCTTTGCCAACCGGACGGTATCGCGCTCACTGGTCCGAAAGACGACGTTGCCGCTTTGTACGTAGGTTTGCGGGTCCTTCATGCCCAGAGACTCATAGAGCGCTCTAAGGGCATCCATTTTGATCTTGTTGTGTCCTCCGACATTAATACCGCGGAGCATGGAAATGGTTACGTGCATATCGGGACAATATATCGTGAGATCCTCGCCGGCATCGCTCGTTATGGTAGGAGGAATGAAATGAACGGAGCGCCGGGTGCCCCGCCGGGCGTACGAAGATCATGGGTTTACCTTTAACGTTAAGAAGCAGTTGACGGTACGCCGGCGAGAGCGCCCGGCGCTCCGTGACTGCAAGGCTGACACATCTTGATCAACTCAAGGTCTATCTATCGAGTACTTCCGGAACCGGCAAGGCGTTCACCAAGTCACGCGTGTATGGATGGGATGGATGCTTAAGTATCTCGCTCGTGAGTCCGACTTCAACCAATTCGCCATTGCGCAGGATCGCGATGCGATGGCAAAGAGATGAGACTGCCAGCAGATCGTGGGAGATGAAGAGGATACCGGTTCCCATATCACGACTGAGCTGGCGGAATATGTTGAGCACTTCTTTCTGTGTGATCAAATCCAGCGAACTAGTGCATTCGTCGGCCAGTAGCAGCGAAGGGCGATGCAGCACTGCCATGGCAATGAGCACGCGCTGGGCCTGGCCAACACTGAGTTGAGCCGGTTTCCGATTCAGGAATTTTTCGTCTACATCGAGATTCAGACTCCGCAGGATCTCCAGAAACCGTGGGGTGCACTGCTTGCGGGTGCCGGGCTCGTGTGCGCGCCAGGTCTCGTACATCTGCGTACTGATCTTGAGAGCTGGATTTAGCGATGACATTGGGCTTTGCAGAATTAGTCCAATGTCACGACCGCGGATGCTTCGCATCTCGGATTCCGACAAAGTTGTTAGCTCGCGTCCCTTGAGACGGATGCTGCCGGATGTTTTGCCGCCTTTGAGGTCGAGCAGTCGCAGAATGCTCAGGGCCAGTGTGCTCTTTCCGGAGCCGCTTTCCCCAACTAGTCCGAGGATCTCTCCTGGTTGCATTTCCAGATTGAGATTGCGAAGGACACCGGGCTTTGCGGAATAGTCAGCGGAAATGGCGAGAGAAAGTAGTGGCACCGCCGTCGTCAGTGATTCCGCCCTTGTCGTTTCGCCTGACGCCCGGCGCTCGGTCTTCGCCGCGCTCTCCGGTTCCCGCTCCATTTCAACATCTCTGGTCTTCATCGCACTCATTTGCTTAGCGAAAGATACTCGATGTTCCAGTAGGTTTGCGGAGTTAATACAACAGGATCTGCATTTTTCACTTTGGGCGATATAGCTACTAGCGCATTCTTGTCGACGAGATGAATCGTTGGATTCTCCTCGGCGGCGATTTCCTGCACTTTGTCGAAGGCTAGCTTTCGCTGCTTGCGATCGAGGGTTGACGCCTGCGCACGCATGTATTTGTCGATCTCAGCTTCCCACGGTGTCTCAGGAGTCTTCTGAGCTGGGTTCCACTCGTGAAGGTCGGCGGAGCTAAGCCATACATTCATCTGCGCATTCGGATCAAGGTCGACATTCGTGAATCCCAGCAGAACTGCATCGTAATTAAAGGTCCTGGTTACCCGCTCGATGATCGAAGGGAAGTCGAGCGGAACGAAGTTCACGGTAACGCCAATCTGCTGAAGGTCTTGCTGAATCAGGCTGCCCATGCGTTCACGCGGCTTGTTTCCCGCGTTGGTAATAAGCGAGAAGCTCACGGAATGACCAGCCTTGTCTTTAAGCACATCGCCATCTCTGCGGAACCCTTCCTGCTTCAATAGTTGAAGTGCTCCGTTTGGGTCGTACGGCGTTGGCTGCAAATTCTGATCGAACCAGAACCTGTTTGCCGGACTGACTATTCCAATAGAAGGCGTCGCATGCCCACGAAAGGCTACGCGTGCCAGATCGGCGCGATTGATTGCCATTGACATCGCGTGCCGGAAATTGCGCGAACGAAACCATGCTTTCTTGTACTCGGGCAGTGGCGACCTGCCGACTTCATTGAACCAGAGCTCTTCAGGTTCGACCGATGGCCCCAAATCGCGTGCAGCAGGTGGATCCTCGCTGCGCAGCTGCTCATAAAGGTCGGGAGAGAGGCCGTTAATCAATTGAATGTCACCTTGCCGGAACCGTATGAGCTCCGTGTCACGGTTCGAGAGCACATAAAGGCGGACCGTACTCAGATAGGGAAGCTGCTGCCCTGAGTTGTCTTTTTTCCAATACTGCGGGTTGCGTTTGAGCAGGACGTATTCTCCCGACTTCTGTTCGCCAACGCTGAACGGCCCCAAAACGACACTAGAATCTGCCTTGCCGGCCGTGCGAGCCGGAGAGATCGCGATCTCGTCAAAGAGCCGCTCGATACCGGCAATCGGATGTTCAAACTCGATGCTGAGCTTATCTTTTTCCTGCGCTTGTATCGTCGCAGCCCCGCCTGCGCGGAATGAATCGCCCTTTGGTGAATGCAAATTGGGATCGAGGGCAGCCTTTAGAGTGGCAACGACGTCGTCGGCTGTAAAGTCGGTGCCGTCGGAGAATTTCACGCCGGGGCGCAAATTCAACGTGATGCGGCGGCCGTTTTCGTCAATGGTCCAGCTCGTCGCAAGCTCCGGCTGGTTTTCTTGCGTCTTACGATTTACTCGAATTAGAACTCCGCCGGTGAGATAGCGAACGATGTCGGAGGAGTCATCCTCCGCCATGAGCGGGTTAAACGTTTTCGGATCGGACTTGATGGTGACGCGAAGTTCACTACTGGTCTGCATCGAGCGGGTACATCCTGAAAGTAACGAGGCGACCGACAATAAGAGCACTAGGGAGATAGTCGAAGCCTTGGCTGCTACTTCCCCCGATGACCCGATCACCGGGGTCCCCGGCAAGCGCCGGTGTTGCAGTTGCTGGGGTGGGGTCACCCGATCACCCGATTTCTGCATTAGGCCGCGTACTCCTCACCGGAAAGAATGAATTGAAAGAGGCTCATTACTAGTACCAAAGAGATCAGAGGAGCCCACAGCCAGGGACGATGCGCGAGCGCCGCATAGTTCTCAAGTTCGCGCAGCAGATTTCCCCAGGAGGGAAGAGGCTCAGTTACTCCGAGTCCGAGCATTCCCAGATTTGCCTCGGTAAGAATAAAGAGTGGCACCGAGATCCAGAACTGGGCGATAAGTAGAGGTTTTACGTTTGGCAGTACATGCCGTAGAAGGAGTCGCAGGGGTGGGCATCCGGAAGCTCTTGCCTGCAGCACAAACTCTGAGTTTCGGAGATCTCGCACGGTTGCGGCGACGATCCGCGCCGAGGCAGCCCAGCCCAGTGCTCCGAGTAAGGCAAATGTGACCACAATGGACGTGACCGCGGGAATGTCCAACGGCAACAAGGCACGTACAGTCAGAAGTAGGAAGAGCCAGGGCAGGCTGAGAAAGAGATCTATTACGACCTTCGTGAGCCGGTCCGAAACTCCACCGATGTAGGCACCTGCGCCACCAATCAGCGCGGCAAGCAGCGTTGACAGCAATGCGGCAGCTGGAGCAAGGAGCAGAGAAATGCGCATCCCATAAAGAAGACGAGAGAGGCGATCGCGTCCAAGCTCATCGGTCCCGAGCGGATATTGCTGTGCCGGCGGATGATTCAAGTCCTGCCTGAACTGCTTGGCATATGGCGCTGGGGCCATGACGTTGGCGGCGAGAGCAATGAGGAAGACGACCGCAAGCAGCGCTACAGCAGCCCACCGACTGGCGGTCACAGCACATCCCTCGTTGCTGTGGGAGTCAGTAGATCAGAAAAGGAATTTGCCGTTACCGTGACCAGCGCAATGATCAACGTGAGGTTCACGAGCACAGGCACGTCGCGCGCGAGCGCGGATCTCCAGGCAAGCTGTCCCAAACCGGGATAATCGCAAACCACCTCAACTGGGATCGCCGCGCCAAGTGCGAGACTGACGGTCACGCCGGCGAGAGCCAACATTGGTGCCGCCATATTCGGCATTACATGCCAGCCGAGAATGCGAAGCCCACTCAATCCGCGAGCCTTGGCCGTGAGTACATGGGGCATCGCGTAAGTCTTGATAAGGAGGTTACGAGCAAAGCGAAATACTTTGGGAAAGACAATCAAGGCAATCGCCAGCCTTCCAGGCGAGCCGACCACGAGAAACAGAAGGGCCAAAACGGCCGAAGGAATGCACAGGAAGACTCCAGTGATCAGCGAAGCCGTTGTGCTGTACAAGGGAGATCGTTTCCAGGTTGCGGGTAGCGCGAGCGCCAAGCCGAGCAACCATCCGCCGCCTAGGCCTATCGCCAACGAATACAGAGTCTCTGGTACTCGGTCGCGTAACAGTTCCAGAACGGGACGATTCAGCGAGCGGGAGTATCCGAAGTCGCCGCGTGCGAGTTGCGCCAGGTAGTGGGCATAGTAGGAAAGCACATTCCGTTCACGCGCGTCTTGGTGGTGCAGGGCTTGGCGAGTCTCAGCGCTCAGTTGCGCATTTAAATCGCTTTCCTGCACACCAAATCCTGGGGCAAAGCGAACGAGTGTCGCGCCGAGCAATCCACCAATGAATGCGGTCAGCAGAATTGTGATCAATTGTCGACCGATGGCCTTCAGCGACATCGCGCGAACACTACCTCACTTGCTTCGGAATATGACAGTGTGAGCAGTTGGCGTCCAGCGTTTCTACGGGAAGGGAACATCGCAAGTACCGTCTCGACTCAGCCTTTGTGCAGGGCGTAAGAGCGGAGCTTGCGGCTTAGTGTCCGCCGCGAGATGCCGAGAATTCTGGCGGCCTTTTGCTGATGGCCTTCCGTACCTCGGAGCGCCCGAAGGATGAGGTCCTTCTCCATGCGGTCGAGTGGTGCAGCGATCGGGGCATCCGCAGAATCAAGACGCGGACGGAATTCCTGAATGTGGCTCGGCAATTCGTGTGCAGTGATCGTCTCGCTAGGACAGAAGACGGCCGCAGTAAGCACGACATTACGCAACTCGCGAACGTTGCCTGGCCAGTGATAATTCTCCAGCGTCAGTTTTGCTTCCTGACAAAACGTCAGGTGCGGATACGCCGCATGCAGAAAGAAGTTGGCGAGAGGAATGATGTCTTCCCGGCGCTCACGCAACGGAGGAACATGCAGATGAATCTGGTTCAGCCGATGAAACAGGTCGTTGCGGAAGGCGCCCTTTGCCACCTGATCTTCCAGGTCGCGGCTGGTTGCAGCGATGATGCGGGCATCAGTCGAAACCTTCTTGAGTCCGCCAACGCGGTAATACGGAGTTCCGTCCAGCACGCGCAGCAGTTTTACCTGCGTGCGCGGTTCGAGTTCGCCGATTTCATCGAGAAATAGCGTTCCCTCGTGGGCTAACTCGAAGAAGCCGGCTTTCTGGGTATTGGCTCCGCTGAAGGCACCCTTCTCGTATCCGAACAGTTCGCTCTCAACCAGATGTTCGGGAAGTGCACCGCAATTCACGTCGATCCAGGGCATACTACAGCGCAAGGAGAAGTGATGAATCGCTCGCGCGATGATTTCTTTTCCGCTTCCGGTCTCTCCCGTAATTAGCACCGAGGCATTGGTCTTGGCGATGCGCTCGGCGGTCGCCATAAGGCGCTGAAGCGAAGGGCTGTGCACAATCGCGGGCACACCCAGCAGGATCTGCGGGTTGGAGTCAGTGGGCAAGAGATTTAGAAGCTGATTCTGGAAAGCTTCAGGTGTACGTAACAACTTACTGCTGAAGATGTGTGAAATCTAAAGTGATAAGACCAGAGGGGGTTACCTTCGGTCACCTGCTGCAGTTACTTTAGGGAAGTCCAGCCCTCTTCAAGCTGCTTCTGCAGAATCCAGCGCTTCAAGTCGGTCGCGGAACTCTCTTCAATCTGCCGGAATCTGATTCCAGCGTGTCCGTCCCGAGAGCACCAGGCAATTTCAGCCTCGGCTTCAACTGGTACCTCGATCCCTGGAATGTTGAAGTTCAAGTGAAGAGTAAGGGCGTTTTGGGCCTCAAACGGAACCTTTTTCAGAGCGATGCCGCCCAAGCTAACGTTGGTGGCCTCAGCAACGAACTCATGGCCGTCAGAAGTCTTAACTCTTACAGGTATTTCGAGGGTACTGCGAAAGTAGTTCTGCTGCCGCTGGCTGAGGACACCCAGGCTGTCGGGGCTCTGTTGCGATTGCTCGCGCATCTGCTTCAGTTGACGGCTGAGCGTACGACGGGAGATTCCTAGCTCTTCGGAGGCCAAGCCTTGATGTCCGCTGTGCCTGGCCAAAGCCTCCAGAATCCGTTGCTTCTTGATGTCACGCAGGGCCCCGGTGGCCGGAGGCGTTGGAACAGGAGAATAGGGAATCGAACCAATCTTCGGAGGAACGGTGGCAGCCCGGCTTAATCGCGGCTCAGAGAACTCAATTTCGGGCGGCATATCCGAAAGCTGTACAACGTTGTTAGTGCATAACGCTCCGGTTCTCAGCATTACGTTGCGAAGTTCGCGAACATTGCCGGGCCAAGGATAGGCCTCAAGGGCAGCGGCGGCGGCGGGAGCAAGTTCCGCCTCTGGATGGTTTGCCTTCAGGAAGTATTCTGCCAGTAGCGCGATATCCTCCTTTCGCTCTCGCAATGGCGGCACGCGCAGCTGAAACTGCGACAAGCGAT
This Terriglobales bacterium DNA region includes the following protein-coding sequences:
- a CDS encoding sigma 54-interacting transcriptional regulator: MQAVFRSESMRRLLQMVERVAHHNAAVLIIGETGTGKELIARALHFHSQRGDQPWVDVNCGALPEHLVESELFGYEKGAFSGAEGSKPGFFELASKGTLFLDEVGELEPKLQVKLLRVLDGVPYYRLGGTKKVVVDVRLIAATNQELDQSVKEGRFRGDLYHRLSQFQLRVPPLRERKEDIALLAEYFLKANHPEAELAPAAAAALEAYPWPGNVRELRNVMLRTGALCTNNVVQLSDMPPEIEFSEPRLSRAATVPPKIGSIPYSPVPTPPATGALRDIKKQRILEALARHSGHQGLASEELGISRRTLSRQLKQMREQSQQSPDSLGVLSQRQQNYFRSTLEIPVRVKTSDGHEFVAEATNVSLGGIALKKVPFEAQNALTLHLNFNIPGIEVPVEAEAEIAWCSRDGHAGIRFRQIEESSATDLKRWILQKQLEEGWTSLK
- a CDS encoding sigma-54 dependent transcriptional regulator; its protein translation is MPTDSNPQILLGVPAIVHSPSLQRLMATAERIAKTNASVLITGETGSGKEIIARAIHHFSLRCSMPWIDVNCGALPEHLVESELFGYEKGAFSGANTQKAGFFELAHEGTLFLDEIGELEPRTQVKLLRVLDGTPYYRVGGLKKVSTDARIIAATSRDLEDQVAKGAFRNDLFHRLNQIHLHVPPLRERREDIIPLANFFLHAAYPHLTFCQEAKLTLENYHWPGNVRELRNVVLTAAVFCPSETITAHELPSHIQEFRPRLDSADAPIAAPLDRMEKDLILRALRGTEGHQQKAARILGISRRTLSRKLRSYALHKG